A genomic window from Brassica oleracea var. oleracea cultivar TO1000 chromosome C8, BOL, whole genome shotgun sequence includes:
- the LOC106312453 gene encoding probable protein S-acyltransferase 5: MLELQPSDRRPGGPSSSGGGGGDEMIRTYKGWKGNNVFFFGGRLVFGPDARSILITIFLITAPVIIFCVFVGRKFIDDFPHHRGVSVLAVAIGLNLVDLIFLLVTSGRDPGIIPRNLYPPEPEGIEISGEPRLAHTPTQSRLPRTKDMIVNGITVKIKYCDTCMLYRPPRASHCSICNNCVEKFDHHCPWLGQCIGLRNYRFYFMFILCSALLCVYVHVFCWIYVKRIMDGEKISIWKSLIKTPASIALIIYTFICVWFVGGLTGFHLYLMSTNQSTYENFRYRYDRHENPFNKGIIRNFMQVFCTTVASSKNSFRAKVSKEPVIPPRIVNGAMSSPSLQKVSHDIEMGRKPVWHETVDEELGDMDKDMETSVTSRDLSRMLPPEETEGRGIMHSRESSRGRRGGSWELSGRVNEDLRTRDDESSGIDASRDLLSDAATVRSRTGTGIGRL; encoded by the exons ATGTTAGAGTTGCAGCCGTCAGATCGTCGTCCCGGAGGTCCGAGTTCAAGCGGCGGCGGCGGAGGAGATGAGATGATCAGAACGTATAAGGGTTGGAAAGGCAATAAC GTGTTCTTCTTTGGAGGAAGGCTCGTGTTTGGGCCCGATGCTCGATCTATACTCATCACCATCTTCTTAATTACAGCTCCTGTCATTATCTTCTGTGTTTTCGTCGGCAGAAAATTTATTGATGACTTCCCACACCACAGAGGAGTATCCGTATTAGCCGTCGCCATTGGTCTCAACTTAGTA GATCTTATATTTCTTCTTGTAACCTCGGGGAGAGACCCAGGAATCATACCTCGTAACCTATATCCCCCTGAGCCTGAAGGTATTGAAATTAGTGGAGAACCGCGCCTTGCTCATACTCCTACTCAGAGCCGGTTGCCTCGGACAAAAGACATGATTGTGAATGGAATCACTGTGAAGATCAAATACTGTGACACGTGCATGCTTTACAGACCTCCCCGCGCTTCTCACTGCTCCATATGCAACAACTGCGTTGAGAAATTTGATCACCACTGTCCTTGGCTTGGTCAATGCATTGGATTG AGAAACTACAGGTTCTACTTCATGTTTATATTATGCTCGGCTCTTCTCTGCGTTTACGTCCACGTGTTTTGCTGGATATACGTTAAACGCATAATGGATGGTGAGAAGATAAGCATCTGGAAGTCGCTAATCAAGACACCTGCTTCCATCGCGCTTATAATCTACACTTTCATCTGCGTCTGGTTCGTTGGTGGCCTTACTGGTTTCCACTTGTACCTAATGAGCACCAATCAA TCGACTTACGAAAACTTTAGGTATCGTTATGATAGACACGAGAACCCTTTCAACAAGGGGATAATTAGGAACTTCATGCAAGTGTTCTGCACAACCGTTGCTTCATCTAAGAACAGTTTCAGGGCAAAGGTATCCAAGGAGCCAGTGATCCCACCAAGGATTGTGAACGGAGCCATGTCGAGCCCGAGCTTGCAGAAAGTTTCCCACGACATAGAGATGGGGAGAAAACCGGTGTGGCACGAGACAGTAGATGAGGAGCTCGGTGACATGGACAAGGACATGGAAACATCGGTTACATCGCGGGATTTGAGCAGAATGCTTCCACCAGAAGAGACCGAAGGACGTGGGATTATGCATTCCAGAGAGTCTAGCAGGGGAAGGAGAGGAGGTAGCTGGGAGTTATCAGGCCGTGTTAACGAAGATTTAAGAACCAGAGATGATGAGTCTTCAGGCATTGATGCGTCCAGAGATTTACTATCTGATGCAGCAACAGTTAGAAGCAGAACCGGAACTGGTATAGGACGGTTATAG